In Brevibacillus brevis NBRC 100599, a single genomic region encodes these proteins:
- a CDS encoding DUF402 domain-containing protein, with amino-acid sequence MKRKRADRPGWRRVKRLGYQQKWVESLSFSGYTVRLTLDEVSEPAYMPVGDQLLCVGDRGYVYLQYFPHGQAYAVTKMMDELGNTVQWYIDICRGHGKDENGHIWYDDLYLDIVVLPTGEVYLLDQDELDEALKKGVITSEYHQFASETADLLLQNILSGKRDDFDFPNFFA; translated from the coding sequence ATGAAGCGAAAACGAGCAGATCGACCTGGTTGGAGACGCGTGAAACGATTGGGCTACCAGCAAAAATGGGTAGAATCTTTATCTTTCTCAGGGTACACTGTCCGCCTGACTCTGGACGAAGTAAGTGAGCCTGCCTACATGCCTGTCGGGGATCAACTACTGTGTGTGGGCGATAGAGGATATGTGTACTTGCAGTATTTTCCCCATGGCCAAGCCTATGCCGTTACAAAAATGATGGATGAGTTAGGGAATACCGTGCAGTGGTATATCGATATTTGCCGGGGACATGGCAAGGACGAGAACGGGCATATCTGGTATGACGATTTGTACCTCGACATCGTGGTACTGCCGACAGGAGAAGTATATCTGCTTGATCAGGATGAGCTCGATGAGGCATTGAAAAAAGGCGTTATCACGAGCGAGTATCACCAGTTTGCCTCTGAGACCGCTGATCTTTTATTACAAAATATTTTGTCGGGCAAACGGGATGACTTTGACTTTCCGAATTTTTTTGCATAA
- a CDS encoding amino acid permease encodes MSWKNQLLRKKSVVQMLEQVNKKESSLKKSLGAFDLTMLGIGAIMGTGIFVLTGVAAALHAGPALVLSFVIAALACVFAALCYAEFASTVPVSGSAYTYSYAAFGEFVAWMIGWDLILEYGVACAAVASGWSGYAQGLLAGFNIHLPHALTSAFDASKGTIIDLPAVLIIVIISALLMKGTKESASLNTIMVLIKVAVVVLFLVVGVKYVKPENWSPFMPFGFAGVATGAATVFFAFIGFDAVSSAAEEVRNPQRDMPIGIISSLLVCTILYIAVSLTLTGIVPYYLLNVKNPVAFALSYVNQDWAAGFISLGAIVGITTVLLVMMYGQARMFFAMSRDGLLPELFSHVHPRTQVPQKSTLVVAVLVATFSGLLPLSSLAQLTNIGTLFAFILVSVGVVVLRRTHPQLPRAFRVPLVPLFPLLSVLFCGYLVFNLPTLTKFGFLGWLSVGAIVYFLYGRKHSRLATKDDSSQT; translated from the coding sequence ATGTCATGGAAAAATCAATTGCTGAGAAAAAAGTCAGTTGTGCAAATGCTGGAGCAGGTGAATAAAAAAGAAAGCTCTCTCAAAAAGTCATTAGGTGCTTTTGACCTGACAATGCTGGGCATCGGTGCGATCATGGGAACAGGGATTTTTGTGCTAACGGGGGTTGCGGCTGCCTTGCACGCAGGACCGGCACTTGTTTTGTCTTTTGTTATTGCGGCACTTGCCTGTGTGTTTGCCGCACTCTGCTATGCAGAATTTGCATCGACTGTTCCGGTGTCAGGAAGTGCTTATACATACAGCTATGCCGCATTTGGTGAGTTTGTCGCCTGGATGATCGGGTGGGACTTGATTCTCGAATACGGAGTGGCTTGTGCTGCAGTGGCAAGCGGATGGTCGGGGTATGCTCAGGGATTGCTAGCCGGGTTTAACATCCATCTGCCACATGCGCTCACGAGTGCGTTTGATGCATCGAAAGGAACAATCATTGATTTACCTGCGGTCCTCATCATTGTCATCATTTCAGCTTTATTGATGAAAGGGACGAAAGAGTCAGCGAGCTTGAATACCATCATGGTGTTAATAAAAGTAGCGGTAGTGGTCCTGTTCCTCGTCGTTGGGGTCAAGTATGTCAAGCCGGAAAACTGGAGTCCATTCATGCCGTTTGGTTTTGCTGGAGTAGCGACTGGTGCCGCAACGGTGTTTTTTGCTTTTATCGGATTTGATGCGGTGTCTTCTGCCGCCGAAGAAGTGCGCAATCCCCAGCGCGACATGCCAATTGGGATCATCTCGTCCTTACTCGTATGCACAATTTTGTACATTGCTGTTTCACTGACATTGACAGGGATTGTTCCGTACTATTTGTTAAATGTCAAAAATCCGGTCGCGTTTGCGCTCAGCTATGTCAATCAGGACTGGGCAGCAGGCTTCATTTCGTTGGGAGCTATCGTCGGAATTACGACCGTTTTGTTAGTCATGATGTATGGACAAGCCCGGATGTTTTTTGCGATGAGCCGGGATGGCTTGCTCCCTGAGCTATTTTCGCACGTACATCCCCGCACACAGGTACCACAAAAGAGCACGCTTGTCGTGGCTGTATTAGTAGCAACCTTCAGTGGATTATTGCCCCTCTCCAGCTTGGCCCAGCTCACCAACATCGGCACGCTGTTTGCTTTTATTTTGGTCTCGGTTGGAGTGGTTGTACTGCGTCGTACACATCCGCAATTACCGAGGGCTTTTCGCGTCCCGCTTGTTCCGCTTTTTCCCTTGCTCTCGGTTCTCTTTTGCGGCTATCTCGTTTTCAACCTGCCTACGCTGACCAAGTTCGGTTTTCTCGGTTGGCTGTCGGTAGGAGCGATCGTCTATTTTCTTTATGGGCGCAAACACAGTCGATTGGCAACAAAAGACGACTCCTCCCAAACATAA
- a CDS encoding IPT/TIG domain-containing protein yields the protein MRKANVSLTSLKIFMVLLLVFFASGVSAPRALALTDSPVITKVTPNSGKLAGGEILYMDGKDFAQDLKVYVGNKEAKLITYYNATRLKVEAPPGDNPGTIDLKVVNPDGTEAVLANGYTYLAPPVLIPAITNISPNSGKLAGGEFLYIDGKNFIQGLKVYIGNKEAKLITFYGDARISVQAPPGDSPGKFDLKIVNPDSKEAVLANGYTYLAPPVLIPAITNISPNSGKLAGGEMIYIDGKDFDQGLKVYMGSKEAKLMTYYNATRIKVAAPPGDNPGTIDLKVVNPDGKEAVSANGYTYQAPPVLIPEITKISPNSGKLTGGEFLYIDGKSFIQGLKVYIGSKEAKLITYYGDARISVQAPPGDSPGKLDLKVVNPDGKEAVLANGYTYQAPPVLIPAITNISPNSGKLAGGEMIYIDGKDFDQGLKVYMGSKEAKLMTYYNATRIKVEAPLGDNPGTIDLKVVNPDGKEAVLANAYTYQAPPVLIPAITKISPTSGKLAGGEAIYIDGKDFDQGLKVYMGNKEAKLMTYYNATRIKVEAPLGDNPGTVDLKIVNPNGKEAVLANAYTYLKDPAPELTSVTPSSGLLAEEKEVFLSGVNLKPDVKIFFGDNQASILAYYTDGYMKVKAPVANAEGDVDILVVNPDGQSYKLKSAFTYRSTSDPNDRVDTPADVGSTKITNIITPSGAGPINYGYGDKWRVDDFVPVTFEGEVTDQNGNPLPNEKMTFRFLGHLKAEGIKQMEFVTDANGRFSFQMILPAALGEHVYALPMGTHYYDIVEIEFYEGIYDATQPSSARIIENVTDRDVYHYGLSIFP from the coding sequence ATGAGAAAAGCGAATGTTTCATTAACAAGCCTAAAGATATTTATGGTCTTGTTACTCGTATTTTTTGCATCAGGCGTATCAGCACCTCGGGCACTCGCACTAACAGATTCACCTGTCATTACGAAAGTTACCCCGAACAGCGGAAAGCTAGCGGGGGGCGAAATTCTTTATATGGATGGGAAAGACTTCGCCCAAGATTTGAAAGTGTACGTAGGGAACAAAGAAGCTAAGCTCATCACCTACTACAATGCTACCCGATTGAAGGTGGAGGCACCCCCAGGAGATAATCCGGGTACCATCGATCTGAAAGTCGTGAATCCAGATGGCACAGAAGCGGTGTTGGCTAATGGCTATACCTATCTGGCGCCGCCGGTGCTCATTCCGGCGATTACGAATATTTCTCCGAACAGCGGAAAGCTGGCGGGGGGCGAATTTCTTTATATTGATGGAAAAAACTTCATCCAAGGCTTGAAGGTGTACATTGGGAACAAAGAAGCTAAGCTCATCACCTTTTATGGGGACGCTCGAATAAGCGTACAAGCACCTCCGGGAGATAGTCCCGGAAAATTCGATCTAAAAATAGTAAACCCGGATAGCAAAGAAGCGGTGTTGGCTAATGGCTATACCTATCTGGCGCCGCCAGTACTCATCCCGGCGATTACAAATATTTCTCCGAACAGCGGAAAGCTTGCTGGGGGCGAAATGATTTATATTGATGGCAAAGACTTCGACCAAGGCTTGAAGGTGTACATGGGGAGCAAAGAAGCAAAGCTCATGACCTATTATAATGCTACCCGCATCAAGGTAGCGGCGCCTCCAGGAGATAATCCGGGTACCATCGATCTGAAAGTCGTCAATCCGGATGGTAAAGAAGCAGTATCGGCTAATGGCTATACCTATCAGGCGCCGCCGGTACTCATCCCGGAAATTACGAAGATTTCTCCGAACAGCGGAAAGCTAACGGGGGGCGAATTTCTTTATATTGATGGCAAAAGCTTCATCCAAGGCTTGAAAGTGTACATTGGGAGCAAAGAAGCAAAGCTCATCACCTATTATGGGGACGCTCGAATAAGCGTACAAGCACCTCCGGGAGATAGTCCCGGAAAACTCGATCTAAAAGTAGTAAACCCGGATGGCAAAGAAGCGGTGTTGGCTAATGGCTATACCTATCAGGCACCGCCAGTACTCATCCCGGCGATTACGAATATTTCTCCAAACAGCGGAAAGCTTGCTGGGGGCGAAATGATTTATATTGATGGTAAAGACTTCGACCAAGGCTTGAAGGTGTACATGGGGAGCAAAGAAGCAAAGCTCATGACCTATTATAATGCAACCCGCATCAAGGTAGAGGCGCCTCTAGGAGATAATCCGGGTACCATCGATCTGAAAGTCGTCAATCCGGATGGAAAAGAAGCGGTGTTGGCTAATGCCTATACCTATCAGGCTCCGCCAGTACTCATCCCGGCGATTACGAAGATTTCACCGACGAGCGGAAAGCTTGCTGGAGGCGAAGCTATATATATCGATGGCAAAGACTTCGACCAAGGCTTGAAGGTGTACATGGGGAACAAGGAAGCAAAGCTCATGACCTATTATAATGCAACCCGCATCAAGGTAGAGGCGCCTCTAGGAGATAATCCGGGTACAGTCGATCTGAAAATCGTCAATCCAAATGGAAAAGAAGCGGTGTTAGCCAATGCCTACACCTATTTGAAAGATCCGGCTCCTGAGTTAACAAGCGTTACACCTTCTAGCGGATTGTTAGCGGAAGAAAAAGAGGTATTCCTGTCCGGAGTAAATCTAAAGCCAGATGTAAAGATATTCTTTGGGGATAACCAAGCAAGCATTCTGGCTTACTATACTGACGGTTACATGAAAGTAAAAGCTCCGGTGGCAAATGCAGAGGGCGATGTCGATATACTGGTTGTCAACCCGGATGGACAATCCTACAAGTTGAAATCGGCGTTTACGTACCGCAGCACGTCCGATCCAAACGACCGTGTGGACACTCCAGCAGATGTTGGTAGTACCAAGATTACGAATATCATTACTCCGAGTGGAGCAGGACCAATCAATTACGGGTACGGAGACAAATGGCGTGTGGACGATTTTGTCCCGGTTACATTTGAAGGAGAAGTTACCGATCAAAACGGAAATCCGTTACCAAATGAAAAAATGACCTTCCGTTTCCTTGGCCATCTTAAAGCAGAAGGTATTAAACAGATGGAATTCGTTACGGATGCCAACGGGCGCTTTTCTTTCCAGATGATTCTTCCAGCAGCTCTTGGTGAACACGTGTACGCTTTACCAATGGGAACCCATTATTACGATATTGTAGAAATTGAATTTTACGAGGGAATATATGACGCTACACAACCATCATCAGCAAGAATCATAGAGAATGTAACAGATCGAGATGTCTATCATTATGGCCTCTCCATCTTTCCTTGA
- a CDS encoding DinB family protein, with product MKMLFQYNWQVRDEWMEWCKQLPPEELLRERTGGAGTILYTLFHIADVEYSWLRGVQGKPDVQVAYEAYKTLEKVKELSDAWRPELRDFIESWSDERESESVKVAWDDEVYTKGELLRHVIAHEIHHMGQLSVWARELGITPVSANVIGRSKK from the coding sequence ATGAAAATGCTTTTCCAGTATAACTGGCAGGTACGGGACGAGTGGATGGAATGGTGCAAGCAGCTTCCACCAGAAGAATTGCTGCGCGAGCGTACAGGTGGGGCTGGCACGATTTTGTACACCTTGTTTCACATTGCTGACGTCGAGTATAGCTGGCTTCGGGGTGTACAAGGAAAGCCGGATGTTCAGGTGGCATACGAAGCGTACAAGACGCTAGAAAAAGTAAAAGAGCTATCAGATGCCTGGCGCCCAGAATTGCGTGATTTCATCGAGAGTTGGTCAGACGAGAGGGAGAGCGAATCGGTAAAGGTCGCCTGGGATGATGAAGTGTACACGAAGGGGGAGCTACTTCGTCATGTCATCGCCCACGAGATTCATCACATGGGTCAGTTGTCTGTTTGGGCGAGAGAGCTCGGGATTACCCCTGTTTCCGCCAATGTCATTGGTCGATCAAAAAAATAA